ATGCACTACAGCAGCGTAGCGCACCTTTCCAATCAATTCAAAAAGGTCACAGGACTTACGCCGTCGGCTTTTAAGCAACTTAAAGAGCACCGCCGCAGTCCGATTGAGGATGTAGGGAAAACCCTTCCCGCAATGAATTCAAACACAGAAAATGAGTAAATGATGGAAAGGGAAGGTGCAAAAGCGGCAAAATATATCAGTGGCCTCCTCGAAGCGAGCTTGGATCCGTTGGTGATCATCAGCGCGCTCGGAAAGATTACGCAGGTCAACGAAGCCTCTGTCAAAGTGACTGGCGTACCCCGGGAAAAATTGATTGGAACGGACTTTTCCAATTATTTTACCGAACCGGAAAAGGCCGAAGCAGGCTATCAAAAGGTTTTTCTTGAAGGGTTTGTGGCTGATTTTCCGCTGACCATCAAGCACCTGGATGGGAGACTTACGCACGTCATGTACAACGCCTCCGTGTACAAAGATGCGGAAGGTGGCGTATTGGGTGTGTTTGCAGCAGCACGTGAATTCAATGAGCAAAATTGGGCCATTGACCTACGCGCAGCCAATACCGAGCTCGCCTTCCAAAACGACGAAAAGGAAAAGCGTGCCGCCGAGCTGAGCATCGCCAACACGGAACTCGCCTTCCAAAACGACGAAAAGGAAAAACGCGCCGCCGAGCTGAGCATCGCCAACACGGAACTCGCCTTCCAAAACGACGAAAAGGAAAAACGCGCCGCCGAGCTGAGCATCGCCAACACGGAACTCGCCTTCCAAAACGACGAAAAGGAAAAACGTGCCGCCGAGCTGAGCATCGCCAACACGGAACTCGCCTTCCAAAACGACGAAAAGGAAAAGCGCGCCGCCGCGCCGCCGAGCTCGTCATTGCCAATGAAGAATTGGCTTTTCAGAATCAAGTCAAGGAAAATCGCGCTGCAGAATTGGTCATCGCCAATATGGAACTCGCCTTCCAAAACGACGAAAAAGAAAAGCGCGCCGTTGAGCTTTCCCTGGCCAACGAAGAAATTGCGGTACAAAACTTGGAACGCGAGAAACGCGTTGCGGAGTTAAGCATTGCAAATTATTCGAGAAGTTTGATCGAGGCGATTTTGGATCCCTTGTTTACGATCAGTCCGGCGGGAAAAATCACGGATGTCAACAAGGCCTCCGTTGACTTTACCGGTGTGCAACGCGAGTTGTTGATTGGAAGCGACTTTTTTGACTATTTCACGGATGCCGCGCAGGCGCGCCAAGCGTATGCGCAAGTATTTTCCGAAGGTTTTGTGGTTGATTTTCCGCTGACCATCAAAGATCACCGCTTCACCGATGTATTGTTTAACGGATCCATTTACAGGGACGAATCGGGAAGGGTAGTGGGCGCGGTCGTCGTCGGACGCGATATTACGGATCAGAAGAAGATTGGAACCGAATTGCTCGAGGCAAAGGTCGTCGCCGAAATGGCGGCGATGATTGCCGAAGAGGCGCAAGGAGAGGCCGAAACTGCGACCATCAAGGCCAATGACGCAGTGAAGGCAAAGCAGCAGTTTCTTTCCAACATGAGCCACGAGATCCGCACACCGATGAATGCGATTATCGGGTTTACAAAAGTGGTATTGAAAACCGATTTGTCCTTGAGACAGAGAGAATATTTGAATGCCATCAAACTCAGCGGCGATGCCCTCATTGTGCTCATCAATGATATTTTGGACCTCGCCAAGGTCGATGCGGGCAAAATGACCTTTGAAAAAACACCATTTAGGCTGGCGGCATCCATTTCGGCGATGTTGCACCTGTTTGAAACCAAAATCCATGAGAAGAATTTAGACCTTGAATTGGACTACGACGTCAGTATTCCCGAGGTATTGGAAGGTGATCCCGTGCGTTTGCATCAGATTATACTCAATCTTGTGAGCAACGCCGTCAAGTTTACCAATGAAGGCAAAATCAAGGTTTCGGTACGTTTGGTCGATGCCGACGACACCATGGTCAAAATATCTTTTGCAATCTCCGATACGGGTATTGGGATTTCAGAAGATAAAATTGAAAGTATTTTCGAGAATTTTCAGCAGGCTACAAGTAGCACCTCGCGCTTGTATGGCGGCACGGGCCTTGGACTCGCGATTGTCAAGCAATTGGTGGAACAACAAGGCGGAACCATTGCCGTCACAAGTCAGGCAGGTGTTGGCGCATCCTTTGTATTTGAACTTTACTTCGCAAAAACGGCGCTCATTGCTGATGTATTGGAGGAAGTGACGGAGGTGAATGCGGAATACCGAAACATCAAGGTCTTGGTGGTCGAAGACATTCCACTCAATCAGCTCCTGATGAAAACCTTGCTGGATGACTTTGGCTTTGAACGCGAGATTGCGGGGAACGGAAGAATTGCCATTGAAAAATTGCAGGCACAGTCCTTTGATATTGTGTTGATGGACCTGCAAATGCCGGAAATGAATGGTTTCGAAGCGACCGAATACATTCGTAAGACGATGAATAGCAAGATTCCGATCATTGCCTTGACGGCGGATGTCACTACTGTCGATGTCGCCAAATGCAGAGCCGTCGGCATGAATGATTATATTGCAAAACCCGTGGATGAGCGTTTGTTGTACAGCAAAATTGTTGGGCTCGTGCGCAAACCCAAAATTCAAGTGAAGGCGCAAGTCGATACCGTTGAAGGTGAGGAAAGGCTTGTGAAATGCATCGACATGGCCTACCTGAATCGCCGGACAAAGTCGAATCCGGACTTGATGATGGAAATGATCACGCTTTACCTTCAGCAAACCCCGCCTTTGATTTCAGCCATGAAACAAAGTATGCAATCCAAAGATTGGGAAACCTTACATTCTGCCGTGCACAAAATGATCCCTTCGTTTTCCATCATGGGAATCGATGCCGTCTTTGAAGTCATGGCTAAAAAAGTACAGGAATTCGCCAAGGCACAAGAAGAAGTTGATGTGATGCAGGAATTGGTTTTGAAGTTGGAAAGCGTTTGTTTGCAAGCATGTGAGGAGCTGGAAGAGGAGTACAAGAAGTTAAGGAGCAGTAATTTATGAAAGTGGAAGATAAAATAAAACTATTTTTGGTCGATGACGACGCCTTGTTTTTGAAGTCGTTGGAGATCGAGTTTTTAAATCACGCGGATTTTGAAATTGAAACCTTTGCGACGGGTGAATTGTGTATTGCCAAGCTCTCCAACAATCCGGATGTGATCATTTTGGATTATCAGCTTGACGGCTTGGACAAAACTGCAATGAATGGGATCGAAGCCCTGGACAAAATCAAAGCATTCAATCCGGATATTCCAGTCGTGATGCTCTCTTCGCAAGACAAAATCGAAGTTGCGGTCAATTGCATGCACCACAGGGCATTTGACTATGTCGTCAAAAGTGAGACCGCATTCATGCGTCTGCAAAAAATCATCACGACGATTTTCACCTACAAAAAAATGGAGAAGGCGCTGAAGTGGTACATGGACCGCATGTAATTCTGCACCTGTGATACTTGCAATTTCAATGCTTGAAACTGCAATGGTGCAAGGTAAATCCGGGGTTAAGTTTGTGTTGTTGTGAAAATTCATTCACGGCAAATCCCAAAAACGGAAATTTACCATGAGTACTCCAGAAAAGAAATTGCCATTGACTGCCGAGCAAATTGCCGCCAATGACCACGCTGCCCAACTTCAAGCGGCAGCCGACAAGCGTCACCAAGAAAGTGAAAAACGCAAGGAATTGGCCGCAAATGAAAAGGCCGAAACCGCAAGGGAACATGCTGAAGACGAAGCTGCCCAGGCCCACAAACATTCCATCATTGCGCCTACTTACCCCAAAGGCGATCACACTGAGCATCCTGCAAACTAAGTCACCCACTGATACTGAGGCGCACTTTCATTCAAAAATGGGAGTGCGCTTTTGATTTCCGGGAACTGCGATTCATGCAACTTTAATTGCGGTACGTGTAAGACCTTGGGCAAGCAATCTAGCGACCTTTACCATGTGAAAATGATTTCACACTTAAGACCTGGGAATATGAAAAACGTAACTGAAATGAAGGGCGATTGGAACGAACTGAAAGGTCGCCTAAAGCAGAAATTTGCCATCCTTACCGATGATGATGTACTGCTCCAGGAAGGCAAACAAGACGAACTTTATGGCCGCCTCCAAAACAAACTTGGAAAGACAAAAGCAGAGATTCATCAATTGATCGAGTCGCTTTAAAGAGATCAATCACCGCAGGAAAAGGTCAGGTTCAACACTAGCAGTCACCAAGCTTGCCCACCCAGTTCTCTATTGAATCGGGTTCTGAGCGGATCGTCAATTGGCAGTCGATCGAGAGCCTGACCTTGGAATGCAAATCGGAAATAATTCAATATAAAATCAAATGAAAAGAAGACTTTTTACAATCGCAATGTTCAGCCTGGTGTTGGGTGGTATTTTGACCAGCTGCAACAGCCCTCAAGAAAAGGCCACCGATGCCAGGGAAGATTTTGTGCAAGCACAAGCCAACCTCGAGCAACACAAGGCCGATTCGATGCATGAAGTGGATTGGCAAGCCTTTAAGACGGCTTCCATCAACCGCATTGCCGCCAACAAGGTAGAAATTACCGCATTGAGGGATAAAAAGGCCGCAAAAGGCAATATCATGGATCCGGTCTATGCCCAACAGATTGTCGATTTGGAGCACAAGAATACCGCGATGCAAAACCGCATCGACGACTACGAAAAATACAATAGCAGTTGGGAAGAGTTCAAGCGTGACTTTACCCGCGAAATGGATGAACTCGGCGAGTCTTTGAAAGGCGTCGGGTCAGACAATTCCAAATAAGGAAAGCGCATTCCCAAATTTAATTTACTCTGAAATTTATCAATTCATTATGAAAACAAGTACTTATCTTTTGATGTTTGTGATGCTGCTGAGCGTCGGTGCGATGTCAAGCTGTAAAAAAAGCGGCTGTGTCAATGTCAATGCCTGCAACTACGATCCTGATGCCAAAAAAGATGACGGTACCTGCATCGACAAAGGTCAGGTCACGTTTTGGACCAATTCCAATGGTTCCAATTACGACATTGATGTCACGATCAACGCTGCACAAAGCTCAACCACGGTTGAGTTGGTAGATGCCCCGATTTGTGATGCTTCAGGCTGTGCGACTTTTTCGCTGTGCCCAGGCTCACATAGCTATACTGCACGCGAAGCTTCCCCAGGTACCGGTACTTGGACTGGAAACGTGGTGTCAGTCGAATCAGGCTGCACCGTCATCCTGCTCGAATAATCGTTCGCGATTCCCCGAGAACTACAATTGCCCTTGCCTTTTTGGCAGGGGCTTTTGTATGATGGGGAATTTTGATTGGGACCTCAATCCGTGAATTTTGCAACACTCATTCGGCATAATGTAATGCCCTCCCTGCCATTCTTTTTCACCTTTGTGACGTGCCAATCATGGCGCAATTAAACGACAAGATTATGAATACGACAACGATGAAGGGCGATTGGTCCGAGCTGAAAGGCAAACTCAAGCAGAAGTTTGCAATCCTGACCGATGACGATGTATTGCTGCAGGAAGGCAAAGAAGACGAGCTGTATGGCCGCCTTCAGCAGAAGCTTGGCAAGACCAAGGAAGAACTGCATACCCTCATTTCTGAATTGTAAATCGTAGCTCACCCGCTATTGGATGCCCTGCCAAGATTAGTCCATGTAAAAGTGGTTTAGTCGGGCAAGGCGTTTCAATGCACAATCGTTTCTAAAATGAAAAAGCACCTTCTCAAATCGATGTTAGTTCTTGCCCTCTTTGGTTTTGCTTTGCAAAGCTGTGACACTCCCGCCCAAAAGGTGGAGAATGCCGAAGAAGACGTCATCCGCGCCAACGAAAACCTCGACAAAGCCAATGCAGCTTACCGCTTGGAAATGATCGAATACCGCGCCAAAAATGCAGAGCGTATTGCGGCCAACAAAAAAAGCATGGCCGAATTCCAGGAGCGCATCGCTGCCGATAAATCCGAAGCCAAGGCTGATTACCTCGCCAAAATCGAAGCCCTTGATCGCAAAAACAGCGACATGGAAAAGAAAATGGATGACTTTAAAACCGATAGCGAATCGGAATGGGGAGATTTCAAACGCGAATTCTCCAGGGATATGGATGTATTAAGGGACTCGTTGGAGAGCCTGTTTGGTAAGGATGCAAGATAACTTCAAATCAAAATGGGAATGAGAAAGACAATCGCAATCGCCATGATCGTCGTTGGCGGCGCTATGATGGCTTACACGGGATTTACCTTTGTCACACGCGAAAAGGTCGTGGACGTTGGCCCGGTACAAATTACCAAAGACAAGAATCACCTCGTGATTTGGTCGCCAATTTTGGGTGGGGTGATCCTTTTCGCTGGGCTCATTGTGCTCTTTGCGGAAAAGAAGGGTAAAGCCTGATCTGCCTCCTACAATAATTATTGCATTTTCATTCACCTGAGCGTAGTCAATATATGGCGATTACTTATTACATGTTGCAAATTTCCCCGGTGCTGTTTTTCCTGCTGATCGTAGGTGGATGTGCCTTGGTGGCTGGATTGGGAACCCTTTTGTTCCGGAAGCTTGTGAAGATCAAGGTGCAACGTTCGCACAATGAGGTGACAGGCTTTTTGTTTCTTGCAATTGCGAGTTTTTATGCATTGTTGTTGAGCTTCATTGTATTGGTTGTTTGGGAGCAGCTCAATGAGACCATTGGTATTGTGAGCAAGGAAGGCAGTACTGCCATGACCTTGTACCGCGATATCAAATACTATCCCGATACCGTGCGGAGCAAGCCGCTTAAAACCGCCTATTTGAATTTTGTTTTTGACGTTGTCGATGACGAATTTCCAGAGATGGCACGTATGGAGCGTGCACGTGGGACCTCCGAAAGTTTCGATTTGGTCTTCGTGCGCATGGCGCAGTTGGATCCCAAAACCCCCATGGAAAGCATGCTCGTCGCCGAAATGATGACACAGTTGAATACTCTCGCTGCTGACCGTGGACAAAGGATGACGACCATGGACGTCGAAATCAGACCTCCTTTATGGATGCCGATCATCTTGGGGGCTTTGATTACTTTGCTCTGTGCAATGTACCTTGATATCGAGCGCCTCCGAATGCACTTTATTTTGACGGCGTTGCTGGGCGCTTTTATCGGAATGTTCCTTTTTGTGATCGTTGTTTTGGATCATCCTTACTCGGGTGTGTTTGGGTTGAAGCCCGACAGTTACATGCAGATCTTTACCAGTGAAAAGTGGTCCAAAGAACTGCACGACAGGACAACCATCCAACTCAAATAGTCACAAGATTGAAATTCAAATTAAGAATGGGAATGATAAAAATGAAAAATTATAGCAGATATTTTTTGCTGGTATTCGGTTTGTTTGCGACGCTTGTTGCTTGCGAATCCAATGAAAATAAGGCAGAAGAAGCGTTTGAGCAAGTCCGGGACAGCATGACGGCAAAAGGAGACAGCACTGCCTACGCTGATTCCAATGTCGAATTGCCCAAACAGAAGGCAAAACCAGCGATCACGCATGTCGTTTTGTCGGAGGAAGCCCGATTTGCAAAGGAAACAGAAGCAACGATCAATTCGAATGAAGTTTTGATCAAGGAATTGAAAGGAACCCCGGACAACGCCAAATTGCTCAAAAAGATCTCTCAGGTGGAAAAGGACAATGCGGCATTGCGCCTTGAAATGGCAGCCTATCTGGCGGAAGTAAAATTGCGCTGGGAGACCCACAAGGCCACGACGCTGGAGGAGCTTTCAAAAATTGAAGCCGAATTGAAGACCTTGAAAGAAGGCCTTTCGAAGTAATTGCCACAGGGTTTCCACCAATCTGTAAGTCTTGCAATTCTTTGCATTGTCTTTGTAACACTTCCCGATGCCGCAGATCCGAGCTTTGTATTGTGATAAATGATTCACAAAGAAAATTGAAGAATATGAAAAAGTACTTAATCATCACGGCATTGTTTTTGTCAATTGGCGTTACGCTCAAAGCACAAGACGATCCACGTGAGAAGTTTTCTGCTGGTGTCAAAGCTGGTCTCAACATTGCCAATGTTTGGGACTCAGAAGGTCAAGACTTTGATGCTGACCCAAAAGCAGGCTTTGCCGGCGGTGTGTTTGGGTCTATCCCGATTGGGAAAGTCTTAGGTTTCCAGCCCGAAGTTTTGCTTTCGCAAAAAGGCTTTCGCGCCTCAGGCACTTTGTTGGGCACTGATTATTCCTTTGCCCGCACGAGCACCTACATTGACGTGCCTTTGCAAATTCAGATCAAGCCTGCTCAATTCCTCACCATTGTTGCTGGACCTCAATATTCTTTTTTGATGCATCAGAAGAACGTTTTTACCGTGGGTCAGAGTAATGTCGTGCAAGAATTTGACAATGAAAACGATCAGATCCGCAAGAACATCTTTGGTGCAGTTGGTGGCCTGGATGTGAATATTTCCCACGTCGTCATCTCTGGAAGAATGGGATTCGATTTGCTGAACAACAACGGCGATGGCACGTCGACCACCCCAAGATACAAGAATCGGTGGATCCAATTGACCGCCGGTGTCAAGATTTAATACCGAAAGGCGAAGCCATGGCTTGCATCAACCTACACTTAGAACCCGCAACTCGGCAGCAGAACCCACCCGCTTAGGCGGGTGGGTAGCTCCAACGGAGTAGGCCCATTTATTCATTAAGATTTCAACCCTTCAACGTATGAAAATATTTCTCTACACGATCTTGTTTGTCCTTCTGTTCTCCTGTGGGAACGTGTCTGCACAAACAACAGCCCCATCCTCCGAGTCTTTTGGGAACACCCTGAATTTGGGTGTGGGGATTGGCTATTATGGTTACGTCGGCCGTGCTATGCCTGCCTTGTCTGCAAATTACGAGTTCAATGTTGCGCGTAATTTCACATTGGCTCCGTTTGTGACCTTTATCACCTATCGTAATTACAGGCGCTGGGACGGGTACAATTATGCCTATCGCCAATCCGTCGTTCCGATGGGCCTCAAGGGCACATATTATTTTGACAGATTGCTCCATGCTGGCTCACGCTGGGACTTTTATCTGGCTGGTTCCCTTGGATTTGCCCTACGCACGACCCGCTGGGAAACAGGCTATTACGGTGATCCGGTGGTCGAGCGTGGCACAAGCGGCCTCTACCTCGATGGACACATTGGAGCTGAATACCATGCAAGCCAAAATCTCGGACTTTTCCTCGATCTCTCCACTGGCATTTCGCTTTTTGGACTTGCCATTCACCTTTAATTCAAGAAGACTATGAATAATTTGCTCTACATCATCGCTGTAATCTTAGTGATTGCCTGGGCCGTTGGCTACATCGGATTCGGAACCTCCAACCTCATCCACATCCTATTGGTCATTGCCATCATCTCCGTCCTCTTTCAAGTAATTTCTGGCCGCAGGAATTGATCCAAGGCACCTGAAACGAATATTTGGTCAAAAATTCTGCTATGATTTTGCCAAGAATGCACAAAACTGGTTTACCCCGGTTTTGTGTTTTTCGTTTTTCACCGTTCACTTCTCTGATCGTATCGCCTTTTGCGCAGTAAGCCGATTTGAAAATTGGACTTTGACGCCTTATCTTGGCATGGTCCTCCCACAAGGCGTCTGTTTTCAGTGTTTTTAAGGCGAGATAGCGTATGAAAGGTCTGTTTACATTGATCCTCATGCTCCTGTTCGGGGCAGCAATTTATTCACAGGTGAATACCGTCACCTATGCGGGAAGCACCGGCAAGGAAACCTTCTATGACGTGCTGCAGATCACGGGCGGTTCCGTGTTGGTGTGCGGCTATGCCGAAGACATGAGCTGGATTCCGGGCGGCGTGCCGGTTTCTCAGTTGACTTACACAGGCAATATTCCCAATTCCTTGGGGACCAACCGTTTTGGATTTATCCTGCAGCTTTCGGAGGATTTGCAGACGATCTTGAGTGTCGCGCACTTTCCGCAAGGCGCAGTAGAAGACATCCGGTTCATGAAAACCAATACGCTTCCCTACCAAGGCACCGGCGACCTGTACATTTCGGCCAATACTGCCGACACCTACGCCAATGACGGCGGCTATATCATCGCCAAACTGGACAACAACTTTGTGAACGGCGTGCCGACCGCACTTTCCTGGTTCAAGATCGCCTGGGCGGAGGCCGGCCCCAAAGATTATCACCCTTGGGATGTCACAAGCGACGGTGAAGTCTACCACGTCACCGGCCAAAACCATGCCTACGATTGGAGCGCGATGTATTGCCTCGATGCCAATGGCCAACGCAAAATCGTCCCCAACTGGCGCACGCACTGGCTCACAAGCGGATCCGAATGGAAGGGTACGCCCGCGAGCGCGGCCCCGGGTGGCCTGCCTGCTGTCAATTACAGTGGCATCGCCTTCAAAATCGGTGGCCGCTGCGAATTGCGTTCCTGGACGCAACAAGATTTCGATGCCATTGAGCCCGATGGCAATGGCGGCACGCGCAAAGGCAGCTGGCCCGCAGATTTCCTCTTCAGCGGACCTTGCGACCCCAATGCACCGACTGCCAACGGCGGAGGTTACAATGGCTATTCCCCCGAAAGTTGCTGCCCCGTTTGGGGTGCCACGTGTGTAGCCGTCGACAAACGCAACAATTGGATGTACCTGGGAATGAACTTCAAGAGTTATTCCAATCCGGCGAATTCCCCTGACTTTGAGCCCGCTGTGATTTGCTTTGACGAAACGGGAAACATGGTTTGGTGGAGCCGCCTCTACCATGAAATTACGCCCGCCGGCGATACCGTCTACAGCTTGCCCGATCAATATGTCGATGCCTTGGCGATCGACTATGCCAATGACAAACTCGTGATCGGTGCGCGCGCCCACGGCAACAACACCGAAAACCTTTGGGAAGGAAATACCATCGCGGGCAATCCCAATGCCAAGGGATTCCAAAATCAATTCACCGGAACAAACGGCAATATCCACGAAAGTTGGATCGGCAAATTGCGCCTTGCGGATGGCAGCCTGACCAACAGTACCTACATGGCCGAGCTGTTTGAGGGCACGGGAAGCCTTGGGACGCAACATCCCGATCCCAATCTCGCAGGTTGGCCCGACCCCAATACCGGTTGGCCCAACGTCAACACCACAAGGATCACTAAAAACAATATGAAGGTGAGTTCGACCGGCGAATTGATTGTGCTCGGCGTCGGCCGCAGGACCATCACCACCGTCAATGCCTATCAGCGCAATGTTTCGCCTTGGTCCACCGGCGTCGGTTGCTGGAACAGCTTCGTACGCATGTACGACGAAAGCCTTGGGGTCCCCAAATACAGTTCGTTGATTGTCGGGGTTTGGGACACGCTGACGCAGCAAGGCGGGGACAATGCCGAGATGTTTGGCGTGTACAAAACCGACAAAGGTGTGATCGCCGTAGGCCGACAAAAGGCGACGAATGGCGTTCCCAATGGCAACAATTTGCCCGTGACCAACGTCCCAGCCTGGGGAACTTCGACGCCTTCGAATGAGACTGCCTTGCTGGTTTATTATCAGAGTGACAGCCTCATGAACCCGACGGATGTGATTACGGGCGTCGCGAATGGACCAGGCTTGGCAGCGCATTACGAGGGCAGGGCCTTCCCCAATCCGACAACGGGTATTGTGGAGGTGATGTTGCCCGATGATCTGCCTGAATTCGAATTTGTGGTGACCAATGTTTTGGGTCAAACGATGGCAACAGGACAACGCGAACGGGGTGGAAGCTACAAGCAATTCGATTTGTCGCAGCAGGTGGATGGGGTGTATTTCATCAGCATTCGCAGCGCAGACAAAACTTGGAAATACAAAGTGGTCAAGGGGAGAATAGAATAAAAACGGGACGAATGGGTTTGAAATTTTCGACGAACTGAAATGCGGCAATAGCCCAGTTTCAGTGGATTCGATTACCGTCTCTTTGCCCAAGAATGTTTGCCACGGTCGGCGGAAATTTTGTATGTTGCATTGAGTCAATGTACTACAATGAAGCGTTTTCTATTTCTTGGTTTGCTCTTGTTTGCTTTTTTCAATGGGAAAACCCAAAATTTCGCAATCGGAATCCCCGACAGCGTGGAGAATGTTGCTTTTCCCGGTTCGACCGGTGCCTACACCATTTCCAATCCGCTGAATCACAACGGGACTTCCTTTACCAACGCCCCGATCGCTGGCAATTGCTTTATGAATTGCAAAAGTGATTGGCTCTATTTTCACGATTTTGACTTGAATATTCCTGCCAACGCTACGATTCTGGGATTCGAAGTGATTCATAGCCGGGGTGGTTGCAATCAAGGTTCATTTGTCATCGATACATTGCAATTGACGCTCAATGGTTCGCCTCTTGGAACGCCAAAGCGGGACAGCGCTTCCACGACAGAAACCGATACCCTCGGCGGAAGTGTCGATGATTGGGGAATTGGATTCGTTCCACCTTTGCTTGTCACTGACCCTGATTTCGGTGTGATGATTCGCAGTACCGGAACGGGTATTTGCACCTTCGGGCAATTTGATCTGCGCCTGAAAGTATATTACTGCGAGTTTGGTACG
The window above is part of the Bacteroidota bacterium genome. Proteins encoded here:
- a CDS encoding response regulator: MKVEDKIKLFLVDDDALFLKSLEIEFLNHADFEIETFATGELCIAKLSNNPDVIILDYQLDGLDKTAMNGIEALDKIKAFNPDIPVVMLSSQDKIEVAVNCMHHRAFDYVVKSETAFMRLQKIITTIFTYKKMEKALKWYMDRM
- a CDS encoding DUF4239 domain-containing protein; translated protein: MLQISPVLFFLLIVGGCALVAGLGTLLFRKLVKIKVQRSHNEVTGFLFLAIASFYALLLSFIVLVVWEQLNETIGIVSKEGSTAMTLYRDIKYYPDTVRSKPLKTAYLNFVFDVVDDEFPEMARMERARGTSESFDLVFVRMAQLDPKTPMESMLVAEMMTQLNTLAADRGQRMTTMDVEIRPPLWMPIILGALITLLCAMYLDIERLRMHFILTALLGAFIGMFLFVIVVLDHPYSGVFGLKPDSYMQIFTSEKWSKELHDRTTIQLK
- a CDS encoding CsbD family protein, which gives rise to MNTTTMKGDWSELKGKLKQKFAILTDDDVLLQEGKEDELYGRLQQKLGKTKEELHTLISEL
- a CDS encoding PorT family protein → MKKYLIITALFLSIGVTLKAQDDPREKFSAGVKAGLNIANVWDSEGQDFDADPKAGFAGGVFGSIPIGKVLGFQPEVLLSQKGFRASGTLLGTDYSFARTSTYIDVPLQIQIKPAQFLTIVAGPQYSFLMHQKNVFTVGQSNVVQEFDNENDQIRKNIFGAVGGLDVNISHVVISGRMGFDLLNNNGDGTSTTPRYKNRWIQLTAGVKI
- a CDS encoding T9SS type A sorting domain-containing protein translates to MKGLFTLILMLLFGAAIYSQVNTVTYAGSTGKETFYDVLQITGGSVLVCGYAEDMSWIPGGVPVSQLTYTGNIPNSLGTNRFGFILQLSEDLQTILSVAHFPQGAVEDIRFMKTNTLPYQGTGDLYISANTADTYANDGGYIIAKLDNNFVNGVPTALSWFKIAWAEAGPKDYHPWDVTSDGEVYHVTGQNHAYDWSAMYCLDANGQRKIVPNWRTHWLTSGSEWKGTPASAAPGGLPAVNYSGIAFKIGGRCELRSWTQQDFDAIEPDGNGGTRKGSWPADFLFSGPCDPNAPTANGGGYNGYSPESCCPVWGATCVAVDKRNNWMYLGMNFKSYSNPANSPDFEPAVICFDETGNMVWWSRLYHEITPAGDTVYSLPDQYVDALAIDYANDKLVIGARAHGNNTENLWEGNTIAGNPNAKGFQNQFTGTNGNIHESWIGKLRLADGSLTNSTYMAELFEGTGSLGTQHPDPNLAGWPDPNTGWPNVNTTRITKNNMKVSSTGELIVLGVGRRTITTVNAYQRNVSPWSTGVGCWNSFVRMYDESLGVPKYSSLIVGVWDTLTQQGGDNAEMFGVYKTDKGVIAVGRQKATNGVPNGNNLPVTNVPAWGTSTPSNETALLVYYQSDSLMNPTDVITGVANGPGLAAHYEGRAFPNPTTGIVEVMLPDDLPEFEFVVTNVLGQTMATGQRERGGSYKQFDLSQQVDGVYFISIRSADKTWKYKVVKGRIE
- a CDS encoding CsbD family protein produces the protein MKNVTEMKGDWNELKGRLKQKFAILTDDDVLLQEGKQDELYGRLQNKLGKTKAEIHQLIESL
- a CDS encoding peptidase M23, with the protein product MKKHLLKSMLVLALFGFALQSCDTPAQKVENAEEDVIRANENLDKANAAYRLEMIEYRAKNAERIAANKKSMAEFQERIAADKSEAKADYLAKIEALDRKNSDMEKKMDDFKTDSESEWGDFKREFSRDMDVLRDSLESLFGKDAR
- a CDS encoding lmo0937 family membrane protein, with translation MNNLLYIIAVILVIAWAVGYIGFGTSNLIHILLVIAIISVLFQVISGRRN